Genomic window (Diabrotica undecimpunctata isolate CICGRU chromosome 6, icDiaUnde3, whole genome shotgun sequence):
tttaaaacgttttagacatttgtgtgaaaagatgacatctaattAAGgttatggatcgcaccttattcggaacattctctagaaggagatggagcattttgtaaaccatgcggcaaatcggtaagttttattttttctctttttttctcgtcccataacataactaaattctaaagtggttttagaattctaattatttattttttaactcagatttcaagtagaaaaaagtactttattgaccagcattgtggaaccccacttcataaacgtaatttggaaaaattaaattcctctaagttagcccaaatatctctgcgggatagtttatactaataaccctagttttaaatgctttttcgaaaaatatcttaataaatccttaccggacgagagtacattgagaaaacatactgtggaaaaatgttatgtggaatgtatttcaaaaattaagcgggagttagagggcaattttttgtatattatcgtggatgaaacgacagatgtattcggcaggtatatagctaatttaatgattggaattttgaacgaaaactttgcgagaaaaccttatttagttgccgttaaagaattggaaaaaaaacaaacaatttaacaataagtcgatttatacaagatagtttaacaaacctctttttacccaacgctataccagtgaataaaatagttttaatgctttcagatgctgcggcatatatgttaaaagctgctgttaatttaaagattttttatcctaatttaattcattgcacttgtgtagcccacggggtaaatagaattgctgaagaaataagaaatctgtttccgttggtaaataattttataaattttatgaaaaaagtttttgtaaatgctccgttgagggtgcaaatatataaagaaagacttcccggtgtccctttgccacctaaaccagtaattacaaggtggggaacctggctcgaagcagtttttttattttgaacactgcaatgaaatagaattagttatgtcagaatttgatgatgatatttccgaagccattcgagaagcaaaaaaaatattaaaaaatcccaaattgaaacaggaactcgcttatatcaatgacaattataaattaatagttacctaccacaattaccttattagaaaaacaagagataaatttatgtgagtcagtaaaattaatagataatttaaagacgaaaattaaatcggcacctggaagtaacggtcaattaatttaaaaaaaaaatgaaatatgttttcgacaagaatgaaggttcttcgtttttatctaatgttgctaaagttttgaatgggacattttctgaggaatttcaaattatgccagatttattatccgctctgaaatatgctccaattacatctgtcgatgtcgaacgttcgttttcaatgtacaaattaattttaagtgatcgaagacatagttttaagaccgaaaatattgaaaaacatttagttgtttctattaatgataaaattttaagtggttacaatcttcaattattaatttacagttatttagttactagtttatttatactaatgttatgattatgatgtgtaaatatacctgccttaagttaatattacgttaattcattttgtacaataaataataagttatattcctttattgcctatattttgcctaaatgttaatattcctgtcttttttaataaaaatctttgcctatataggcgcctttttcttcaatttttgttgcctataaatccgagctttaatcATCATAGCTCTGTCTGTAAATTagttaaaaattctaaaataactTTCTTTAAGTTTTCACCAGTATGAGAAAATATAggtaaaaatcccaaaaatctttcttttaTGCCACTTAGAAGAACATAGTAAATAATGACGGTTAGCTGATCTACGTGAGATATATCAggtgttgaatcaataattagagaATAAAATATGGCTTCCTTTATTTCGTTCACTATTGTGAGTTGTAAATCTTTCgatataatagaaataaaatcattacaTATTGTAGTTATGCGACAAATCGGTTATTGTACCTATAGGTGTCGTAGTTTGCATGTTTTTTTATGTGTTATCACAAAAATGAATCGAACTCAgataaatattccaaagcacctATATAATTACCATTACTTTCACTAAAACACTTCATTTTTACCATGAAATGCTAAAGAGtatgaagaaataaatttgattctCGCTATCACACTCCAATAATActccaatattttttttcttttatcatttgTTTTTCCAGTTCGATGTCAATGCGTTTGGAAATTTTAGATCTTGTTATAAAAATTACATTGGAATTAATGTGGTCACTGAAGTTTTCATGCTCtgacaattttttatgtacaCTTTTCCAATCATTCGTCCCTTTTGTCATTAGCGGTGTTAGTTTGGAAAATAATTTACAGACGTGTTGTTGATTTCAGTATATCCAATCTTTTTCCCCACTATTAATTGTTCTAAAGAAGGAGGCAATAATCAATTTTCTTGTAATTTGTTTTGACACTTCGTTGGACTGAATAGAAGATGAAGAATACTCTCGCATGGTGTCTGTTAAATATTCTGGCCATAATGCAAGACCGTTTACAAAACTCTTAATTTCATCATTActttaaaatgaatttaaatttatattttctctttttgtttcatCTTCACAATGGGAATTGTTTAATATTTTCTGCTGGTCTTTTTGCAGAGTAGTTTCGGACACAAATATCTTTCTGGAGTTTGAGCAAGTAAAATTTGTGAAATGGTGGCGATTGTTATAAGTACTATCGTTCTCTATCTCCAGTTAAAAATGTGTCCAAtctttttataatcttttttaatctttttatttgttttgtcacTTTAGCTCTATCTACTTTAGGTTTCCTTTTTTCATGCTTCCACTTAAATGTTTATAGAAACTCACAATTCGtggttttttatataatatattttattaattaaataattaaatacttttataaaaacatttttattttaggaaTTTCAGAAAGCGTTAACTATAAATCCATAACAATCTTATTCGCAATCAAGTCTAGTTACTTAGGTCTTAATTGCACAATTTTCAATCAAAACTCACATAAAATGCAATACGTAACGATTAGGAGACACTGATTTTAAATAACTACGTTTTACTTTGTAAAAACGTGCATAGTAAAGGTTCGATAGGCGAGAGGCCCAAACGTATTTAGAGACACAACAACACTCGCGAGTGTGGAGGCATATGCACGGGAACGCTCGTCCACAGTTTGTGTTGTCGACTTTATGTATCAACGATTCGGCATAATTAAAAGCAGTGATTATGAGTATCACGTTTTTTctgttaaatcaaaataaaaattaaaaacctaatTTTTGGACCCCAAAAATTACGGGCCCCTATGCCTTAGTCCGCCCCTGTGTATAACTTTAATGACCAAATGATCCgataataataaaagtgcagTTTTGGCGGGATATGCAGGTCGTCCCGACTGACAAAGCGCCAGTCCTGTCTGTGCTCCTGTCCCGAGTCCCGTCACGCAGATAAATCGCTGTCTCGTCCCGCAACAAAAATCACTTTCCCGTCCCTTGCCCCATCAAAGTACCTAGATGCATTTTATATTTAGGTATATTCTTTCActattatttcttaatatcaaATAAAGTTTCGTTCCCATAATGTTCAATTAGACTAAATAATGTTTACACAATCGAGTTAAAGTCTGATACATTTGTTATCTTATGTTACCATAATTTCCATAAACAATTAAATACCCCTTATTTCTTATTACCACTCTCTCTCTAAAATGTATCCTTTAAAAAGTAACTATCCACAATAATACGATTAGATTAAAGTTGCATCATGGATGCTCTCCATATTCTCATTAAATAAAATACGTAAAATACGATTTGCTTATACCTacagtttaaatttaaaacaattatcgatatttataaaattaaaaataatttgtagCAAATGGACCAATCTAATGTCAACATGATTTACAACACGCTAATAATTATACCTAAATCTGCAAAAAACTAGtcatttcataaagttgtaataaataaaaaaaaatccgatCTCAGAAGTTGTAAAAAAagtttgttatttttgtagtacAATGCCATAATTACGTTTTcagtattaaaataatatatatcgTATTTGTGCTGCCATCTACTGATTAGATGCAAAATGTTGGAGCCTCTAGGTAAAGAAATTTTGGGAATGTCACTTTTGGCTTTTTGCAGCATTGCCACCTAATTTACAAAAAGCCCTACAGTACGTAAGCATTAATAATAATAGCACAGAATACTAATCACAATAAATTAGTATTCTGTGATAATAGTGTTCTAGTTCTAATAGGAGCTTCAATCAATTGTATGATATCTTAATTATATGCATTCCGAATTGTTTCGGTTCTCGTATTTCAATTAAGTATTAGGCACGATAActacaaattataaatataaaacattaataacCATACCTTATTTAAATAATCCTGAACATTTTTTGCAATTCAGAAAAATTACCCTgtgaatattttttgttatatttcaaTAATAGCTTAGTATCAAtagattttcttttaaaaattttttaataatttccttTTATACATCCTGTTTCTAATATTGAAGGAAAATTTACAGAATTGGCAACACTGAGCAGAAATTTCACGTGGTGATGAGTAATAAACTAAATtgtatatttataattttgttattttaataattgaaCAGTTATGAGTGTTTTTCACGATGAAGTAGAAATCGAAGACTTCGAGTTTGACGAAGAAGAAGGCGTTTATCATTACCCATGCCCTTGTGGGGATCGTTTTGAAATTACAAAAGTACGActtaaattataaaatgttaGGTTATGTCTAATTGATATTTTGTAGGAAGAATTGCTAGCAGGTGAAGAAGTTGCTACATGCCCTAGTTGCTCATTAATAGTTAAGGTCATTTTTGATTTGGTGAGTAAAAGATTTAAAATGTACATCTATTAATTATAAGGATACATTCATGAAAATTTGTTAAACAAAAGAATACATGAGTTACATTACTAGAGTATAGAATATTTTTACATATAGAATCTCTTCAATTTTGCCTCATCCTATACTTATCTTCAAATTTATGTAATTTAAGGAAGGATTTCATTTTGTTGAATCATAAATGGCATAATTATTTTTGTAGGACGCCTTTAGAAAAGAAAACGGTGAAGTAAAAAGCTTATCAGAAGATTTAAAGAAACTAGAAATAGCAAACTAATATCATAATGGCTGGAAGAGGTAGAGGTGGACGAGGGGGCAGAGGTGGTGTATCAAAATCCTTCAACAAGGAACAGCTGGCATCTCTTGGAGTAGGAAACAAAGAACTAGTCCCCGGGCCAGTTCTTGAACCACCTCTTTTATATCCAATTATGGAAAGAAGACCAGCACCACTTTCTGTAAGTAATAGtacttttgatttttattaagtaaaatatTAAAGGTTGTTTTAAAAGCCATATAAAAAGAATAATGCACTCTGTTCATACTTTTATTTGAAAAGTTATTTATTGTAAGAAGATGCTTTAAAAATATGACAAACAGGTGTCAGAAGGCAGATTTCTAATAATGGTTTACCAGAGGGATATACAGCTTATTactttttatatcattttttaaaatattttggttATACTTTGCTGTAGGTGCCAAGTTGTTTGCtagatcataaatatttttaccaTAGTATGTTACATATTAACCCTTTACTTTAATCGCTTTGTGGTTTTGTGTCAGCTGTAATAACCCCCCATCTACTCAGACCATCCAAGTCTATCCTATGTAATGCTATAACAAAGCCATGTCTACTTCACAAGCCTGGCTATTGGATTTAGCAGGTATAGTTGCAGCGTAGGTAGGCCAATCTACTATGGTGCTGTGCTGACCTGTCAATCGCAGTACAACATTTGATTTCTCAATGGCACCCTCTAATAATTTGAGTTGTTATATATTTACTTACCCTTCTAATGCATGTACGTAATGACTACAGATAAATAATGCTGATGTGCCTTCACAAGAACTCTGTGTTTGAGAGATATTGTCTTATAAAACACATTTTTCTTTCAGCAATCTCTGGAGATGGATTACCTTCTAATACTTAGACAAGATTTTATAGATCACATGCAACTTTCAGGATCCTATTTGAAAATGCCTGAAAGTAAACACAAACCTCAACAGGAAATAGATAAATTGGTGGCCCAACTGCCTAGTGCTAAAGAAAAATTTGATTGGAGGTTGTTTCCCTCTGAACTTAGACCTAAAGTATTAGTGAAAAGGGTTCCAAAGAGCGAAAAGTCTAAAAATGTCAATATAGAGCAGAGGTTAGTAGAATTTTATATACCACATATTAATTTACATCATATATTATAAGAATTGATAAGTATTTTGTATAGTaggttagtgaaagtacaatatTCAAATGTCCTTTCAAGAATGCAGATCATAGCAACTTTTTTATCAGTTTCACAGTGTATCTTCGAGCACAAAATATTAGTAGCAATAGCTTCAAACAATTATCTGAGTGTTCTCATTTGTGTAATAAGAATTTCAGCTtctctatggagcagtgaatgttTACCTTCACTGAGTAATCTTTATATATCTGTATCGGCTCTGCACATCAttcaaattcgttattgttttGACAATTTCCttgaaattgtaaaaagtgtacatttgAATAGTGGGAACTGTTGTTAAGACTTTTCTTTTGTAGATTAAATGCACTGGAAAAATTAGAAGTTAAAACCGAAAATGTCGAAACAACCAAAGttaaaactgaagtggaagagaATGACGATGATGAAGACAAGGGGGAATTCGAAGGATTAGAAGATGAGGAAGATGAAGAAATGGACGATGGGACTGATTATGCGAATAATTACTTTGATAATGGAGAAGGGTATGAGGATGAagatgataatttggaagatGGGCCGATTTATTAAAagttgtatatattatatatgtttttaagttttattttaataaaaaataatatgtttttcaGATGTTTTAATTTACTCTATGCACCCTTTTCTATCAGCTGTCAGTAACAGGGGGCCATATGCGCTTTCTTCTTTAAGGATTTAAGACATTTTAGGGttaaaaagaaacaaacttcAGTGTATAGTATAATTCctttctaaatataataaatagttcaatatatacatatacattcaataaataaataatatttataataaagttCATATCAAATGtcaatatcaaaatatatattcttggtgattcattatatgaaAGGCACTAGATGTTCTCAGTTTGATATTAAAGTCCAAGGGTATATTTATACACCAAGATTCATTATTCTTTTATGTATTTCAGTCATATTTCAAGTTGTGTTAATTTAGTTTTTACTACAGTTTTGAAAGAAAGTTAAATACATTATAAGTttacaaaatatttctttatatcaAAAACATTATTGAATATATCACATTATTATGACGTCACGCGGTCATGTTTTAGGTTAGGTATaagtattaataataataaagctgTACATTTCAGATTCTTCAAatctaaaacaaattttaaaccaaatatTAAAGTACTGTATTAGGTGAgctctttaaatattatttagtgAATTCTTCGGAAAGTTTAGCGAAAACCAATTAAGTTTTCAACCATTTATTGAATAGTAAGAATAGTTTATATCAagcaaaaatttaaaatagaCAATTTTGTTTTTCCAGAATCGAGATCTGGACAAAACAGGCCAGTGTGACATCATCATAAATGTAGCATACTTAAAATACATGTGCAAATCTTAAGTTACTGCCTCTGATTACAACTAAGAGATGAAACACTAAAATCTAAACAGCTCTATGTATGTATGCATGACAACTGGTTTTCTTAACAACTTGATAGTTGgtacaaaaattgttttaatagcCTCTAATAATTTACGACAACTAAAAAGGCATCTATTTGTGTACGAAACTGTTATAAtcgtataaatatttttattttgataacatcTTGGCAATATTGGAAGGCAAAAAGTAAAATGGCTGTAAAGATCTGTATAATCACATAATTAACAAGTCCAGTAAGTTTTTTAGTTCTaaacattaatttataaaacTTACGGAAGTAATTGTGCGTGTTTTCAATCACATTTAAAGGATTTGTTCTCTATGTGCTTCACATAGATAGCCAGTCCCATCCTTTTTAATTTAGAGAGaagaaatttaaaatgtaattgtcaaGAACAGAAGAGATTCTCCGAATGTTCCTCAAATCTTT
Coding sequences:
- the Polr3G gene encoding DNA-directed RNA polymerase III subunit RPC7-like, which produces MAGRGRGGRGGRGGVSKSFNKEQLASLGVGNKELVPGPVLEPPLLYPIMERRPAPLSQSLEMDYLLILRQDFIDHMQLSGSYLKMPESKHKPQQEIDKLVAQLPSAKEKFDWRLFPSELRPKVLVKRVPKSEKSKNVNIEQRLNALEKLEVKTENVETTKVKTEVEENDDDEDKGEFEGLEDEEDEEMDDGTDYANNYFDNGEGYEDEDDNLEDGPIY